The following are from one region of the Chloracidobacterium sp. genome:
- a CDS encoding tetratricopeptide repeat protein — translation MQKHVITGILGLVVGGVIGFWGANALNRTGSEIAAPSGNSLTVGSGSQSVQANGAGMSQDVADTLAAAEREPGNFVVQMKTGDLYAQIGRFEQAIEFYKRGLALRPNDKQALLVVANAYFDAGQYEVAGDHYAKVLEIEPGNIAARTDLGTTYVLRASPDYDRAVKEFEVALSTDPKHEPSLYNLGIAMARKGDQAAAESVLARLESVNPSSDLIPKLRQNIARK, via the coding sequence ATGCAAAAACACGTAATTACAGGCATCTTGGGCTTGGTGGTCGGAGGGGTAATAGGGTTCTGGGGTGCAAACGCCCTTAACCGAACAGGATCTGAGATCGCTGCGCCGTCCGGAAACAGCCTTACGGTGGGTAGCGGCTCGCAGTCGGTTCAGGCGAACGGTGCGGGCATGTCTCAGGATGTTGCCGATACGCTTGCGGCAGCTGAACGTGAGCCGGGTAATTTCGTCGTTCAAATGAAGACCGGCGACCTTTACGCTCAGATCGGCCGGTTCGAGCAAGCGATCGAATTCTATAAACGCGGCCTTGCACTTCGGCCGAACGATAAACAGGCTTTGCTTGTCGTCGCAAATGCCTATTTCGACGCAGGCCAATATGAGGTCGCCGGCGATCATTACGCAAAGGTTCTCGAGATCGAGCCGGGCAACATCGCCGCGAGGACCGATCTCGGAACTACTTACGTCCTTCGAGCCTCGCCTGATTACGACAGGGCGGTAAAAGAATTTGAGGTCGCACTTTCGACCGACCCTAAACACGAACCTTCCCTTTATAATCTCGGCATTGCGATGGCCCGCAAGGGTGATCAGGCAGCGGCCGAATCGGTCCTTGCCCGGCTTGAAAGTGTAAATCCTTCGAGCGATCTGATACCGAAGCTCAGGCAGAATATCGCTCGAAAATAG
- the ccsA gene encoding cytochrome c biogenesis protein CcsA, whose protein sequence is MAREVYDIEMSGSWRSYLPAIISIGGAFAVLALRVQMGSGFISDGALMMIALACYILAALFQLTNLYAPSEMARKIGLWTATLGVFFNLSSWLVRWVAAYEREIAMLRAGGSDETPWVFRYVPFANLYDLSIAFAFGAGIATLMLARRKSFQVLSAFTLPLAALILTLARFIGDEFIDLPPVLDSYWRPIHVGVASLSYGVALVCFAIAVIYLLKDRVKVEAMAIWSSVFAFSVIATISKFSVLTEFVYRAGLFLPNQSGGKPFSAPFRLEIPYVGETLVITAVLLVGVVASFLIYLNNENAAAKKAGHILLKLSLVAQIIAIAFLVSGIRSGGNVAERLQAQLAADPSQYVTAGRAIAEREDLSAQEFAALTPMQFEQAGRSFLQSSGSKLFLSLRTNPVELAGLITGLAATFFVILFGFRTEKLIERLPSLESLDSLMYKTACLAFAGLAMLLITGAIWANESWGRPWGFDSKETGALVAWLTYAAFLHTRISRGWSGRSSAYFAVLGFLLVIFTYLGVSYLLPGLHSYA, encoded by the coding sequence ATGGCTAGAGAAGTTTACGATATCGAGATGAGCGGTTCCTGGCGGTCGTATCTCCCCGCGATCATTTCTATCGGCGGGGCTTTCGCAGTTTTGGCCCTTCGCGTGCAGATGGGCAGCGGTTTTATATCCGACGGCGCGCTGATGATGATCGCCCTCGCATGTTATATCCTGGCCGCGCTCTTTCAATTGACAAATTTATACGCGCCGTCTGAAATGGCCCGCAAGATCGGTCTTTGGACCGCAACGCTCGGTGTCTTTTTCAACCTCTCAAGCTGGTTGGTCCGTTGGGTCGCCGCCTATGAACGCGAGATCGCGATGCTCCGCGCCGGCGGAAGCGATGAGACACCTTGGGTATTCCGGTATGTCCCGTTTGCGAATCTTTATGACCTCAGCATTGCGTTCGCATTCGGCGCGGGCATCGCGACCCTGATGCTGGCCCGCCGGAAGAGTTTTCAGGTTCTCAGCGCATTCACCCTGCCGCTCGCCGCCTTGATACTTACTCTTGCCCGCTTCATCGGCGACGAATTCATCGATCTGCCGCCGGTGCTTGATTCTTATTGGAGGCCGATCCATGTCGGCGTTGCGTCGCTGAGCTACGGCGTCGCCCTTGTGTGCTTTGCGATCGCCGTCATCTACTTACTGAAAGACCGTGTAAAGGTCGAAGCAATGGCTATTTGGTCAAGCGTTTTCGCATTTAGCGTGATCGCGACGATCAGCAAATTCTCGGTACTTACGGAATTCGTTTACCGGGCCGGGCTCTTCCTTCCGAACCAGTCAGGCGGAAAGCCTTTCTCAGCCCCGTTCCGACTCGAGATCCCTTATGTCGGTGAAACGCTCGTGATAACGGCCGTCTTACTGGTCGGGGTCGTTGCGTCGTTTCTCATCTATTTGAATAACGAGAATGCCGCGGCCAAGAAGGCCGGACACATCTTGCTTAAATTGTCCCTTGTTGCCCAGATCATTGCGATCGCATTTTTGGTTTCCGGGATCAGATCAGGCGGCAACGTCGCTGAAAGGCTTCAGGCTCAACTCGCAGCCGATCCATCCCAGTATGTGACAGCCGGCCGCGCGATCGCGGAACGCGAAGACCTCTCGGCTCAGGAGTTCGCTGCTTTGACCCCGATGCAGTTCGAGCAGGCTGGCCGGTCGTTCCTTCAATCTTCGGGCAGCAAGCTCTTTCTCAGCCTTCGGACAAACCCTGTCGAACTTGCCGGGTTGATCACGGGGCTGGCCGCGACTTTCTTTGTGATCCTTTTTGGGTTCCGCACAGAAAAGCTGATCGAGCGCCTCCCGAGCCTCGAATCGCTCGATTCCCTGATGTACAAGACTGCGTGTCTGGCATTTGCCGGACTTGCTATGCTCCTGATCACTGGTGCTATCTGGGCAAACGAATCCTGGGGCAGGCCCTGGGGATTCGATTCAAAGGAGACCGGAGCTCTGGTCGCCTGGCTGACGTATGCGGCATTTCTCCATACCAGAATATCGCGCGGTTGGAGCGGACGGAGTTCGGCGTATTTCGCTGTACTCGGGTTCTTGCTCGTCATCTTCACCTATCTCGGGGTCAGCTATTTATTACCAGGGTTGCACAGCTACGCCTAA
- the cyoE gene encoding protoheme IX farnesyltransferase produces METAAADIEQVKVLGVRDKIAAYIELTKPRIAFMLVLTAAAGFYVGSVGTLDYVRFANAMIGIALLAFGVATLNQWLERRIDVLMERTAKRPLPTGRVTSGEALIFGLLQCIIAEVYLFYLVNPLTALLGLVVIVGYVLLYTPLKTRTSASTAIGAIPGAMPPLMGWTSASGEITLGAWALFIMLFLWQFPHFFAIAWMYREEYAKAGIIMLPVVDRDGRITARQIVLFAFMLLPVSLAPFFLGFAGTAYLVGASLLGIWFLSESIITARAKSTSKARRLLMVSVLYLPLIFGLLVLDNR; encoded by the coding sequence ATGGAAACGGCTGCAGCTGATATCGAACAAGTAAAAGTCCTTGGTGTCCGCGACAAGATCGCGGCATATATCGAACTGACGAAGCCGAGGATAGCATTCATGCTGGTCCTCACGGCGGCGGCTGGTTTCTATGTCGGCTCAGTCGGTACGCTCGACTATGTTCGATTTGCCAATGCGATGATCGGGATCGCCTTGTTAGCATTCGGTGTTGCTACGCTGAATCAATGGCTCGAAAGGCGGATCGACGTACTGATGGAACGAACCGCAAAGCGTCCGCTTCCGACCGGACGCGTGACGTCAGGCGAAGCACTCATTTTCGGTCTGCTTCAGTGCATCATCGCGGAAGTCTATTTGTTCTACCTCGTAAATCCACTTACGGCATTGTTGGGTTTGGTCGTTATAGTCGGGTATGTGCTTCTTTATACGCCGCTGAAGACGCGGACGTCCGCCTCGACTGCGATCGGCGCGATTCCGGGTGCGATGCCGCCGTTGATGGGTTGGACATCGGCTTCCGGCGAGATCACGCTGGGTGCATGGGCGCTCTTCATAATGTTGTTTCTCTGGCAGTTTCCTCACTTTTTCGCGATAGCGTGGATGTATCGTGAGGAATACGCAAAGGCTGGGATAATAATGCTCCCGGTTGTGGACCGCGACGGCCGCATTACCGCCCGCCAGATAGTTCTATTCGCTTTTATGCTCCTTCCGGTCAGCCTTGCTCCTTTTTTTCTCGGATTTGCCGGTACGGCGTATCTGGTCGGGGCCTCGCTGCTCGGTATTTGGTTCCTGAGCGAGAGCATTATTACGGCACGGGCAAAGTCGACAAGCAAGGCTCGTCGGCTGTTAATGGTCTCGGTACTTTATTTGCCCCTGATTTTCGGTTTATTGGTATTGGACAACCGCTGA
- a CDS encoding cytochrome c biogenesis protein ResB has protein sequence MAASEETIKAARVKDRPTAPLLNRFIVLISSVRFGVVLLCILVVLSIIGMLIVQQNVIPGFDTYYASLTPAEQKVFGFLGLFDIYHSWYYNLILLILSLNIVLASIDRFPSVWKGYFKRPKLNATKPWLLNQQQNAQAEYIEANAPELLEKVKRAFAKHRLRPVVTERDGATFVFGESGRLNRLGAYIVHVALLTLFLGHFVALQTGFDADVRMIPGDTTDQIQMIRFDLDKKEKFNVQVPFSMTCTDIQQKLIDQRGSIAVTNTLDWRTQMRVDDPEYGTTIADISMNQPFDYRGYRFFQAQTIPVGNARTIKLDVTPVDGGDAIRLDIPRLGSTQMPDGTFVEYEEFLPDFTFGPDGKPDTRSGDYNNPVAVLGVTRPGEERIRVFAFGSNVPDNIPVAAPKAGFKWRLSEFEKSPFAHVLSIKYDPYHGAFIAWYFGGFGLMFALSFVFFFSHRRVWAMIEETDGRVFMTLAGNANRNHAAFEEKFARIARELDVPVAIAEEESETQQQVDD, from the coding sequence ATGGCAGCTTCTGAAGAGACCATCAAGGCAGCTCGTGTTAAGGACCGTCCTACGGCCCCGCTGTTGAATCGATTCATCGTTCTGATCAGTTCGGTCCGTTTCGGGGTCGTCTTACTTTGCATTCTCGTCGTACTTTCGATAATCGGGATGCTGATCGTTCAACAGAACGTCATTCCCGGATTCGACACGTATTATGCTTCCCTCACCCCGGCCGAACAAAAGGTCTTTGGCTTTCTTGGCCTCTTCGATATCTATCACAGCTGGTATTACAACCTGATCCTCCTGATCTTGTCGTTGAATATCGTCCTCGCTTCGATCGATCGGTTCCCGTCCGTCTGGAAGGGTTATTTCAAGCGTCCGAAGTTGAATGCGACAAAACCCTGGCTTCTCAACCAACAACAGAACGCACAGGCTGAATACATCGAGGCGAACGCACCAGAATTGCTTGAAAAGGTAAAACGTGCATTTGCCAAACATCGTCTTCGTCCGGTCGTGACCGAACGCGACGGAGCAACATTCGTATTTGGAGAATCCGGCCGGCTCAACCGCCTGGGCGCGTACATTGTCCATGTTGCATTACTGACGCTGTTCCTCGGACACTTTGTCGCTTTGCAGACGGGTTTTGACGCCGATGTCCGTATGATCCCGGGCGACACAACGGATCAGATCCAGATGATCCGTTTCGACCTTGACAAGAAGGAGAAATTCAACGTTCAGGTGCCGTTTTCAATGACGTGCACTGACATTCAGCAAAAGCTTATCGATCAGCGTGGCTCGATCGCGGTAACGAATACACTCGATTGGCGAACGCAGATGAGGGTTGATGATCCGGAATACGGAACGACGATCGCCGACATAAGCATGAATCAGCCTTTCGATTATCGCGGCTATCGCTTCTTTCAGGCCCAAACGATCCCGGTCGGCAATGCCAGGACCATTAAGCTCGACGTAACGCCGGTCGACGGCGGCGATGCGATCAGGCTTGATATTCCCCGCCTCGGCTCGACCCAGATGCCCGACGGGACGTTCGTTGAGTATGAGGAGTTTCTTCCTGATTTTACGTTCGGTCCGGATGGCAAACCTGATACGCGTTCGGGCGATTACAACAACCCCGTTGCCGTGCTTGGCGTAACGCGTCCTGGCGAAGAACGTATAAGGGTCTTTGCATTCGGTTCGAATGTTCCGGACAACATCCCGGTCGCCGCTCCAAAGGCAGGTTTCAAGTGGCGATTGTCGGAGTTTGAAAAGTCGCCTTTTGCTCACGTCCTGTCAATAAAGTATGACCCTTACCACGGTGCATTCATCGCGTGGTATTTCGGCGGTTTCGGATTGATGTTCGCATTGTCGTTCGTCTTCTTTTTTTCGCATCGTCGCGTCTGGGCAATGATCGAGGAAACGGACGGCCGGGTATTTATGACCCTTGCCGGGAACGCCAACCGAAATCATGCGGCGTTCGAAGAGAAGTTCGCACGCATTGCCCGCGAGCTCGACGTCCCGGTCGCAATTGCGGAAGAAGAAAGCGAGACGCAACAGCAAGTTGATGATTAA
- a CDS encoding GNAT family N-acetyltransferase, with protein sequence MESDNIDVRQLVETDLTEWLRLRTALWDGTHEDDHKAEMLEIIEHGDSQAVFVADRGNGELVGFLEASIRPFVEDCETDHVGYLEGWFVDPSHRQNGIGSALVGLAESWARDKGCTEMASDAEVGNELSLEAHRRLGYDVTSRLVHLRKAL encoded by the coding sequence ATGGAATCGGACAACATTGACGTTCGGCAGCTTGTCGAAACGGACCTGACCGAATGGCTCCGTTTGAGGACGGCACTTTGGGACGGCACGCATGAGGACGATCATAAAGCAGAGATGCTTGAGATCATCGAACACGGCGATTCACAAGCCGTTTTCGTCGCCGACCGTGGTAATGGCGAGCTTGTCGGGTTTCTGGAAGCAAGCATTCGGCCCTTCGTCGAAGACTGCGAAACCGATCACGTGGGCTATCTGGAAGGCTGGTTCGTCGATCCGTCGCATCGACAAAATGGCATCGGGAGCGCTCTTGTAGGGCTTGCCGAGAGCTGGGCTCGGGACAAGGGCTGTACCGAAATGGCCTCTGATGCCGAGGTCGGCAACGAACTTAGCCTTGAGGCACATCGAAGGCTCGGATACGACGTCACATCACGACTTGTTCATCTGCGTAAAGCGCTCTAG
- a CDS encoding DUF420 domain-containing protein, with translation MEYLHIFPHLNAGLNALSGLFVITGFYFIKARKIERHRACMLVACIVSALFLVSYLTHHALRTYYFGLGPTRFTGEGIVRPIYFTILTSHTILAALVAPFVLVILFRGLKRMDEKHRRLARLVLPVWLYVSATGVIVYVMLYHLFPGR, from the coding sequence ATGGAATACCTGCACATTTTTCCTCATCTGAACGCCGGATTGAACGCCCTGAGCGGACTCTTTGTGATCACGGGCTTCTATTTCATAAAGGCCCGCAAGATAGAGCGACATCGTGCGTGCATGCTTGTGGCATGCATCGTCTCCGCACTATTTTTGGTGAGTTATCTGACGCACCATGCCCTTAGGACATACTATTTCGGGCTTGGACCGACACGCTTTACCGGCGAGGGTATCGTGCGTCCGATCTATTTCACAATACTGACATCGCATACGATCCTGGCGGCGTTGGTCGCTCCATTCGTACTTGTAATACTTTTTCGGGGGCTTAAGCGAATGGACGAGAAACATCGCCGTTTAGCCAGGCTCGTATTGCCCGTTTGGCTTTACGTTTCAGCCACAGGGGTTATTGTTTATGTGATGCTGTACCACCTTTTCCCAGGTCGGTGA
- the ruvX gene encoding Holliday junction resolvase RuvX encodes MKRIGVAVCDETQSVTRTLPRIERASWKKLLIAVKDIVKDSDAVGLVIGLPLESDGSESEMSAEARRMAHSFALSLSIPVVLQDERVTSYEAKGRLWAAGASIGAARDAVDSEAASIILNDFITDGRRSIR; translated from the coding sequence ATGAAACGCATCGGTGTCGCGGTTTGTGACGAAACGCAATCCGTCACGAGAACCTTGCCCCGCATCGAACGAGCGTCATGGAAGAAACTGCTTATTGCAGTGAAAGACATAGTTAAGGATTCTGATGCCGTTGGGCTGGTCATTGGTTTGCCGCTAGAATCGGATGGAAGCGAAAGCGAAATGTCGGCCGAAGCCCGGCGAATGGCACACAGCTTCGCCCTTTCGCTTTCGATCCCGGTCGTTCTACAAGACGAGAGGGTGACCAGCTATGAGGCGAAAGGGAGGCTTTGGGCCGCCGGAGCCTCGATCGGAGCGGCCCGCGACGCGGTCGACAGCGAGGCGGCATCGATAATTCTCAATGATTTCATCACCGATGGCCGCCGATCGATCAGATAG
- a CDS encoding PDZ domain-containing protein, whose product MSFRGKMWTLLISALIAGYVLVGGLPFVGSMLQTQAQQPINDAGTQIRIFESVLQHIQNDYVDEPNLEKVRFGALRGLVSGLDPYSSYLTVDQVKEFNANGSSKKVGIGAEFSQVSQYLYVISVLKGSNAEKAGLKAGDVVEYIENKATRDISLYDARQMILGDPGSVVSMRVLRSGEKPQMLKINRGTHSFPPAEARVESGRVGVVKVYSLETGAADDIREKVTSLTRQGVQKIVLDLRGVSTGTLSEGVAVANLFIKDGELARILGRDNTVTKTFSADPAKFLFDGGMTALIDFSTAGAGEIVASAIADRKRGEVVGERSFGAGTEQQLFTLRGGDGLLLTVSKWASPSGVPFLGDDRASMGVKPTVEVKRPDTPEPLAVEELIDQQDENAAGTPPSATPTPKAEKAKPAAEDVQLKKALELLQDRSQATKAGE is encoded by the coding sequence ATGTCATTTCGAGGAAAAATGTGGACACTGCTGATCTCGGCCCTGATCGCGGGTTATGTGCTTGTCGGTGGCCTGCCGTTCGTCGGCTCAATGCTCCAGACCCAGGCACAGCAGCCGATCAATGACGCCGGCACCCAGATCCGCATTTTCGAGTCGGTGCTCCAGCATATTCAGAACGATTACGTTGACGAACCGAATCTAGAAAAGGTCCGGTTCGGTGCGCTGCGAGGGCTGGTTTCGGGCCTTGATCCCTATTCATCGTATTTGACGGTCGATCAGGTCAAAGAGTTCAATGCTAACGGATCATCCAAAAAGGTCGGGATCGGAGCTGAATTCTCGCAGGTTTCCCAATACCTCTATGTTATTTCTGTGCTCAAGGGCTCGAACGCGGAAAAGGCCGGACTTAAGGCCGGGGACGTGGTCGAATACATTGAGAACAAGGCGACCCGTGACATTTCGCTCTATGATGCGCGTCAAATGATCCTCGGCGATCCTGGAAGCGTTGTCAGTATGCGGGTACTGCGTTCGGGCGAAAAGCCGCAGATGCTGAAGATCAATCGCGGAACTCACTCGTTTCCGCCAGCAGAGGCTCGTGTCGAATCGGGCCGCGTCGGGGTCGTTAAGGTATACAGTTTAGAAACCGGCGCAGCTGACGACATCCGCGAAAAGGTCACGTCGCTCACGCGGCAGGGAGTTCAAAAGATCGTCCTCGACCTTAGGGGTGTTTCGACGGGCACGCTTTCCGAAGGCGTTGCCGTTGCCAATCTGTTCATCAAGGACGGCGAACTGGCGAGGATACTCGGACGCGATAATACCGTGACCAAGACCTTTTCCGCCGATCCGGCAAAGTTTCTTTTTGACGGCGGGATGACCGCACTTATCGATTTCAGCACGGCCGGAGCGGGTGAGATAGTCGCTTCAGCGATCGCCGACCGAAAGCGTGGCGAAGTGGTAGGCGAACGTAGTTTCGGTGCTGGTACGGAACAGCAGCTTTTTACTCTCCGCGGCGGAGACGGACTGCTTCTCACGGTCTCGAAATGGGCTTCGCCTTCGGGCGTTCCGTTCCTCGGTGATGACCGTGCGTCGATGGGCGTTAAGCCTACCGTCGAGGTCAAGCGTCCTGATACTCCGGAACCGTTAGCGGTCGAAGAACTGATCGATCAGCAGGACGAGAACGCTGCCGGTACACCACCATCAGCAACCCCGACACCGAAGGCCGAGAAGGCCAAGCCCGCGGCTGAGGATGTGCAGCTGAAGAAAGCGCTGGAACTTCTCCAGGACAGATCGCAGGCGACCAAGGCCGGGGAATAG
- a CDS encoding M1 family metallopeptidase, with protein sequence MILTKLSGVVICLVIFFSHFAAGQKPVADLDRPSDYDVQHYVLRISFDETTRTVFGDTSVHLKPVGNELDTIVLDQRSISFEAVTLEPSGAKLTFAVKPDRIDVKLDRPYSPSETVVLRFKYSAKPKKGVYFIEEKKDKGSVVNPAQIWTQGEPDEARHWFPSFDFPSDKATTEQIITVGKPKTVIGNGELVSRKENADGTVTYHYRMAIPHPTYLVSFVIGDYVRVDDKFRDIPLGYYVYRGTEPIVPKAYGKTKDMLRIFEEITKVDYPFNKYDQTIVSNFTFGGMENITATTMADTEIFLANFDFMRGAVEDLVAHEIAHSWFGNNVTCKNWAELWLNEGFATFMEAAVRERLYGRADYIRKIGVDAESFIADAAVNSKPMGLYNLTAGNVDALFDRPAVTYNKGGAVIHQLREQVGDEAFWKAVNLYLTRHRFGSVTTPDLQKAMEEVSGQKLGWFFEQWVYGTGHPKLTIRQRFDEARKELVLEIEQTQKGALVPEVFRLPLEIELRFAEEPARIEKLDINARRQTISVPVGSKPTSVSFDPASKLPLTMIKAQQ encoded by the coding sequence ATGATCCTCACGAAACTTTCAGGCGTCGTAATTTGTCTTGTAATCTTTTTCTCCCATTTTGCCGCCGGTCAAAAACCCGTTGCCGATCTTGACCGTCCGAGCGATTACGACGTTCAGCATTATGTGCTGCGTATAAGTTTTGACGAGACGACTCGGACGGTCTTTGGCGATACATCGGTTCACCTTAAACCGGTCGGGAATGAACTCGACACCATCGTCCTCGACCAACGCTCGATCAGCTTCGAAGCGGTAACGCTCGAACCATCGGGGGCAAAACTCACGTTTGCCGTCAAGCCTGACAGAATAGACGTAAAGCTCGATCGGCCTTACTCGCCGTCAGAGACGGTCGTGCTTCGCTTCAAGTACTCAGCCAAGCCCAAAAAGGGCGTCTACTTCATAGAAGAAAAGAAAGATAAAGGCAGCGTCGTCAATCCGGCCCAGATCTGGACACAAGGCGAACCCGACGAGGCGCGCCATTGGTTTCCGTCGTTCGACTTCCCTTCCGACAAGGCTACGACAGAACAGATCATCACGGTAGGCAAACCGAAAACGGTCATCGGAAATGGTGAATTGGTTTCCAGAAAGGAAAATGCTGACGGAACGGTTACCTATCATTACCGAATGGCGATACCGCACCCGACATATCTCGTCTCGTTCGTCATTGGCGATTATGTACGGGTGGATGACAAGTTTCGCGATATCCCGCTCGGGTATTATGTTTACCGCGGTACCGAACCGATCGTCCCTAAGGCCTACGGCAAAACAAAGGACATGCTGAGAATTTTCGAGGAGATCACAAAGGTCGATTACCCATTCAACAAATACGATCAGACGATCGTTTCCAATTTCACCTTTGGCGGTATGGAGAACATCACGGCTACGACCATGGCCGATACCGAGATCTTTCTTGCGAATTTCGATTTCATGCGCGGAGCCGTCGAGGATCTGGTCGCGCACGAGATCGCTCATTCGTGGTTTGGCAACAATGTGACCTGTAAGAACTGGGCCGAATTATGGCTGAATGAGGGGTTTGCGACCTTCATGGAAGCCGCCGTTCGCGAAAGGCTCTATGGACGTGCCGATTACATCCGTAAGATCGGTGTCGATGCTGAGAGCTTTATTGCAGATGCCGCGGTCAATTCAAAGCCGATGGGTTTGTACAATTTGACTGCCGGCAATGTCGATGCTCTGTTTGACCGTCCGGCGGTCACGTACAATAAAGGAGGTGCGGTGATCCATCAGCTTCGTGAGCAGGTCGGCGACGAGGCCTTTTGGAAGGCAGTGAATCTCTATCTCACCCGCCATCGATTTGGCTCGGTCACAACGCCGGACCTGCAGAAAGCGATGGAAGAAGTTTCGGGACAAAAACTTGGCTGGTTTTTCGAGCAGTGGGTTTACGGCACCGGCCATCCAAAGCTCACCATCCGCCAACGATTCGACGAAGCCAGAAAAGAACTCGTCCTTGAGATCGAGCAGACGCAGAAAGGTGCCCTTGTGCCCGAGGTTTTCCGCCTGCCGCTCGAGATCGAACTCCGATTTGCTGAAGAGCCCGCAAGGATCGAAAAGCTCGATATCAATGCTCGCAGGCAAACGATCTCGGTTCCGGTCGGATCAAAACCCACGTCCGTGAGCTTCGATCCGGCTTCGAAATTGCCGTTGACGATGATAAAGGCTCAGCAATAA
- a CDS encoding cytochrome c oxidase subunit 3 — protein sequence MNPDTIDNVETRRRLRERLAVAVGGGDDPGSGDSGPNWPDPKKNEFFDGRLYDEDDQDRDKSRVVTWFLLVIVLMTFGGLIGAYVVIATNNVLEWRPFALPTAVWVSTILILLSSITYHLAKTAVDASRQGDARKWFIATTVLGAMFISSQLIAWFALSTSGILVYGNPYAGFFYILTGVHAVHVLGGIVALGAVLLRSWNDTSAAKEVEYRRNLARSVGWYWHFMGVLWLVLFVLLGFWT from the coding sequence ATGAACCCAGATACTATCGACAACGTCGAGACACGCCGGCGTTTGCGGGAAAGGCTTGCAGTTGCTGTCGGCGGTGGTGACGATCCGGGGTCGGGCGATAGTGGTCCAAACTGGCCTGACCCGAAGAAAAATGAGTTCTTTGATGGCCGCCTCTACGATGAAGACGATCAGGATCGCGATAAATCCCGGGTCGTGACCTGGTTCCTGCTTGTGATCGTCCTGATGACGTTTGGCGGGCTTATCGGAGCGTACGTTGTGATAGCAACGAATAACGTACTTGAATGGCGGCCGTTCGCTCTGCCGACGGCTGTTTGGGTCAGCACGATACTGATACTGCTAAGCAGCATCACGTACCATTTGGCCAAGACCGCGGTCGACGCCTCAAGGCAAGGCGATGCACGAAAATGGTTCATCGCGACGACCGTTCTCGGGGCGATGTTCATTTCGTCGCAGCTGATAGCATGGTTCGCCTTATCGACCAGCGGAATACTCGTTTACGGGAACCCGTACGCCGGCTTCTTTTACATCCTTACCGGAGTTCACGCCGTTCATGTATTGGGCGGGATAGTAGCCCTTGGAGCTGTCCTGCTAAGGTCGTGGAACGACACCTCGGCTGCGAAAGAAGTTGAATACCGCCGCAATCTCGCCCGTTCGGTCGGTTGGTATTGGCATTTTATGGGTGTTCTTTGGCTCGTACTTTTCGTTTTATTGGGTTTTTGGACCTGA